The following are from one region of the Vitis riparia cultivar Riparia Gloire de Montpellier isolate 1030 chromosome 14, EGFV_Vit.rip_1.0, whole genome shotgun sequence genome:
- the LOC117930948 gene encoding protein SIEVE ELEMENT OCCLUSION B-like, which produces MEITNKAITGPLQQMPNKLSNPNPMQQVLNPTPMQPAINPTPMQQAIKINPTPMQQLLNPTPLQQMLNPTPLHQLMKPSAMQQVINPSPGQQAVNPSTGQQAVNPTPMQHELTTKINPVPLHQLIRHDRSMITMSDDNMMVKQIQATHAPDGREFDVKPLFQLVEDILNRATPGVDPLISAAQTRIETSDDRTNQASFIALLEALSFTIDRISCEIAYKSLGGGDAHATTLSIFDLLTSYSWEAKLVLTLSAFAVNYGEFWLLAQIYSTNQLAKSMAILKQVPIILEHSGQLKPRFDALNNLIRAMVAITRCIIEFKELPSMYISQDVPALATAMTHIPTAVYWTIRSVVACATQITTLTSMGHEYWTSATNEAWELSTMAHKINSILDLLKKQLTLCYQYIDDKWNAETFQMLLNLFESIHIDNMKILRALISPKDDVQPLLEGSTKRRVNIDVLRRKNVLLLISGLSISHDELSILEQIYNESRVHGTRMESQYEVVWIPVVDRSVMWTDAMQDRFETLQATMPWYSVYTPTLIDKAVIRFIKEVWHFRNKPILVVLDPQGRVVSPNAIHMMWIWGSTAFPFTSLREEALWKEETWRLELLVDGIDPTVLNWVKEGKFIYLYGGTDMEWIRKFTTTARAVASAARIPLEMVYVGKSNKREQVRKCITSITTDNLSYCWQDLTMVWFFWTRLESMLFSKIQLGRGDDDDSMLREIKKLLSYDKEGGWAVLSKGSFVFVNGHSSTVLPTFTEYNLWKDDVPPKGFDIACMDFHSKLHSDSQPCCRFEFPSEVGRIPEKIRCPECLQIMEKYVTFGCCHDENAISALY; this is translated from the exons ATGGAGATTACAAACAAGGCCATCACAGGTCCATTGCAGCAAATGCCCAACAAACTCAGTAACCCAAATCCAATGCAGCAAGTGCTCAACCCAACTCCAATGCAGCCAGCGATCAACCCAACTCCAATGCAGCAAGCGATTAAAATCAACCCAACTCCAATGCAGCAACTGCTCAACCCAACTCCATTGCAGCAAATGCTCAACCCAACTCCATTGCATCAACTGATGAAACCATCAGCAATGCAGCAAGTGATCAACCCATCTCCAGGGCAGCAAGCGGTCAACCCATCTACAGGGCAGCAAGCGGTCAACCCAACTCCAATGCAGCACGAATTAACCACCAAAATCAACCCAGTTCCCTTACATCAACTGATCAGGCATGATAGGAGTATGATAACCATGTCTGATGACAACATGATGGTGAAACAAATTCAGGCAACCCATGCTCCTGATGGCCGAGAGTTTGATGTTAAGCCTCTTTTCCAACTCGTGGAAGACATCCTGAATCGGGCTACACCGGGTGTTGATCCCTTAATTTCG GCTGCCCAAACACGCATTGAAACTTCTGATGATAGGACAAATCAAGCCAGTTTCATTGCTCTGCTCGAAGCACTGTCGTTTACCATTGATCGAATTTCCTGCGAG ATAGCATACAAGAGTTTGGGCGGAGGTGACGCTCATGCAACGACACTCTCTATATTCGACCTGTTAACAAGCTATTCATGGGAAGCAAAGCTGGTGCTAACCCTATCAGCTTTTGCTGTGAACTATGGTGAATTCTGGCTCCTTGCTCAGATCTATTCAACCAACCAACTTGCGAAATCAATGGCAATCCTTAAGCAAGTGCCCATCATCTTGGAGCACTCTGGTCAACTGAAACCACGGTTTGATGCTCTTAACAATCTCATCAGGGCTATGGTGGCAATTACCAGGTGCATTATTGAGTTCAAGGAGCTCCCGTCCATGTATATAAGCCAGGACGTACCAGCATTAGCAACAGCAATGACCCATATCCCCACTGCTGTTTACTGGACCATCAGGAGTGTTGTGGCTTGCGCAACTCAGATTACAACCCTCACTAGCATGGGCCATGA GTACTGGACATCTGCTACAAATGAGGCATGGGAACTGTCCACCATGGCTCACAAGATCAATAGCATACTGGACCTTCTGAAGAAGCAACTTACTCTTTGTTACCAATACATAG ATGATAAGTGGAATGCTGAAACTTTTCAAATGCTTCTGAATCTCTTTGAGAGTATTCACATTGACAACATGAAGATTCTCAGGGCACTGATTTCTCCCAAGGATGACGTGCAGCCACTGCTTGAAGGCTCTACAAAGAGAAGG GTTAACATAGATGTGCTGAGGAGGAAGAATGTTTTGCTGCTTATATCAGGCCTATCCATCTCCCATGACGAGCTTTCAATTCTGGAACAGATCTATAATGAGTCTCGGGTCCACGGGACTAGGATGGAGAGTCAGTACGAAGTTGTGTGGATCCCGGTTGTGGACCGCTCAGTCATGTGGACAGATGCCATGCAAGATCGGTTTGAGACTCTGCAGGCCACAATGCCATGGTATTCAGTATACACTCCTACACTGATTGATAAGGCAGTCATCAGGTTCATCAAGGAGGTGTGGCACTTCCGGAACAAGCCCATCCTTGTGGTGCTAGATCCACAAGGAAGAGTGGTGAGCCCTAATGCAATCCACATGATGTGGATATGGGGGAGTACCGCCTTTCCGTTCACCAGTTTGAGGGAGGAAGCTCTGTGGAAGGAAGAGACTTGGAGGCTTGAGCTGCTGGTGGATGGCATTGACCCAACTGTACTGAACTGG GTCAAAGAAGGAAAATTCATTTACTTGTATGGAGGGACTGACATGGAGTGGATCCGAAAATTCACAACCACAGCAAGGGCAGTTGCATCGGCTGCACGGATCCCCTTAGAGATGGTGTACGTGGGAAAGAGCAACAAGAGAGAGCAAGTTCGGAAATGCATAACAAGCATCACCACGGATAATCTCAGCTACTGCTGGCAAGACCTTACCATGGTTTGGTTCTTCTGGACCCGATTGGAAAGCATGTTGTTCTCCAAGATCCAGCTAGGGAGGGGCGACGATGATGACTCCATGTTGCGGGAAATCAAGAAACTTCTCAGCTATGACAAAGAAGGAGGATGGGCTGTACTGAGCAAGGGGTCTTTTGTGTTCGTCAATGGCCACAGCAGCACTGTTTTGCCCACCTTTACCGAGTACAATTTATGGAAAGACGACGTGCCTCCAAAGGGCTTCGATATTGCTTGCATGGATTTCCATAGCAAGCTTCATAGCGATTCTCAGCCCTGCTGCCGCTTTGAGTTCCCGAGCGAAGTTGGAAGGATTCCAGAGAAGATCAGGTGCCCAGAGTGCCTCCAGATCATGGAGAAGTACGTCACTTTCGGGTGCTGCCATGACGAGAACGCCATAAGCGCACTCTACTAA